A DNA window from Streptomyces canus contains the following coding sequences:
- a CDS encoding SDR family oxidoreductase, with protein MDINNSVALVTGANRGLGRAFAQRLLERGARKVYATARRPETVDLPGVEVLPLDIADPASVRAAAEAAPDVSLLINNAGISTGTDLVTGSLDAVRHELETNMFGHLGMIREFAPTLARNGGGAIVNVLSAMSWFGGKGANAYHLTKAAAWAMTNGVRLELAEQGTLVTAVHLGLADTDMAAGWPVDKIAPSDLADAALDGVEAGSAEVLADQWSRDVKARLPLTPEEFNAAMDRALAALMAA; from the coding sequence ATGGATATCAACAACTCCGTCGCCCTTGTCACCGGAGCCAACCGCGGCTTGGGCCGCGCCTTCGCCCAGCGCCTGCTCGAACGAGGCGCCCGCAAGGTCTACGCAACGGCCCGCCGCCCGGAGACCGTGGACCTGCCCGGGGTCGAGGTGCTGCCCCTCGACATCGCCGATCCCGCATCCGTGAGGGCCGCCGCCGAGGCTGCCCCGGACGTCTCGCTACTCATCAACAACGCCGGAATCAGTACGGGGACCGACCTGGTGACCGGTTCGCTGGACGCGGTGCGGCACGAGCTGGAAACCAACATGTTCGGACACCTGGGAATGATCCGGGAGTTCGCGCCGACGCTCGCCAGGAACGGCGGGGGCGCGATCGTCAACGTCCTCTCCGCCATGTCGTGGTTCGGGGGCAAGGGTGCCAATGCCTACCACCTGACCAAGGCCGCCGCCTGGGCCATGACCAACGGCGTCCGCCTGGAGCTCGCCGAGCAGGGCACGCTCGTCACAGCGGTACACCTCGGCCTGGCCGACACCGACATGGCCGCGGGCTGGCCCGTGGACAAGATCGCTCCGTCGGACCTGGCCGACGCGGCGCTCGACGGTGTCGAGGCGGGCTCCGCCGAGGTCCTCGCCGATCAGTGGAGTCGGGACGTCAAGGCTCGTCTGCCGCTGACGCCGGAAGAGTTCAACGCCGCAATGGACCGCGCCCTAGCGGCGCTGATGGCGGCCTGA
- a CDS encoding alpha/beta fold hydrolase: MLVDQRGTGRSTPVSASTASGRPDVELAAYLGHFRADSIVADAEVVCRRLTRGRPWTILGQSYGGFVSLTCLSYAPDGLAGCLVTGRLPALTADAAEIYSRLYSVSPPRTPPTTGVTRRTWKGAVAWWNT, from the coding sequence GTGCTGGTGGACCAGCGCGGCACCGGACGCAGCACCCCGGTCTCCGCCTCCACGGCCTCCGGTCGCCCGGATGTGGAGCTCGCTGCATATTTAGGGCACTTCCGGGCCGACAGCATCGTCGCGGACGCCGAAGTGGTCTGCCGTCGGCTCACGCGAGGCCGCCCGTGGACGATCCTCGGACAGAGCTACGGAGGGTTCGTGTCCCTCACCTGCCTCTCCTACGCCCCGGATGGCCTGGCGGGCTGCCTGGTGACCGGGCGACTGCCCGCGCTGACGGCAGACGCGGCGGAGATCTACAGCCGGTTGTATTCAGTGTCGCCGCCAAGAACTCCGCCTACTACCGGCGTTACCCGGAGGACGTGGAAGGGGGCCGTCGCATGGTGGAACACCTGA
- a CDS encoding NADP-dependent oxidoreductase, translating into MKALVAPSYGPLDQLVVTDVPAPRPGPGELLVQVEAAGLNPLDSALVTGAMRAMMPVEHPFVVGMDAAGVVKAVGEGATGYEIGDAVVAYTHFHPGTIAEYTTVAVGPNVAKRPTGLDAVRGAALPAASVTAECIMAAAEAEAGRTILIIGATGGVGSFTVQLAAQAGMRVLATAAPADADYVRSLGAHDVIDYTSTDPVKESQRLAGGRLDVVLDLIHRGPALLDTADAVKDGGRLLSTLMGPETFERDISVVYVRMAATEGMLQHLAERVAAGTLSVEVAATYPLDDAPKALAEFASGRYSRGKVVVTV; encoded by the coding sequence GTGAAAGCACTTGTCGCCCCGTCCTACGGCCCGCTGGACCAGCTCGTCGTCACCGATGTGCCCGCTCCCCGTCCGGGTCCCGGTGAGCTGCTCGTACAGGTGGAAGCCGCGGGTCTCAACCCTCTGGACAGCGCGCTGGTGACCGGCGCGATGCGCGCCATGATGCCCGTCGAGCACCCCTTCGTCGTGGGCATGGACGCCGCCGGAGTCGTGAAGGCCGTCGGCGAGGGCGCCACAGGGTACGAGATCGGTGATGCCGTGGTGGCCTACACCCACTTCCACCCGGGCACCATCGCCGAGTACACGACGGTCGCAGTGGGCCCGAACGTGGCCAAGCGGCCGACGGGCCTGGACGCGGTGCGCGGTGCCGCACTACCCGCCGCCTCCGTGACCGCCGAGTGCATCATGGCGGCGGCCGAGGCCGAGGCCGGCCGGACGATCCTGATCATCGGGGCCACCGGCGGCGTCGGTTCCTTCACCGTCCAGCTCGCGGCGCAGGCGGGCATGCGGGTGCTGGCCACGGCGGCGCCCGCCGACGCCGACTACGTGCGCTCCCTCGGTGCGCACGACGTCATCGACTACACCTCGACCGATCCGGTGAAGGAGTCTCAGCGGCTGGCCGGCGGACGGCTGGACGTCGTACTGGATCTCATCCATCGCGGACCCGCCCTCCTTGACACGGCGGACGCGGTGAAGGACGGCGGCCGGCTGCTGTCCACACTGATGGGCCCGGAGACCTTCGAGCGCGACATCAGCGTCGTGTACGTGCGGATGGCGGCGACCGAAGGGATGTTGCAGCATCTAGCCGAGCGCGTCGCCGCGGGCACCCTGTCCGTAGAGGTCGCGGCCACCTACCCCCTGGACGACGCCCCCAAGGCCCTGGCGGAGTTCGCGTCGGGCCGGTACTCACGGGGCAAAGTCGTCGTCACCGTCTGA
- a CDS encoding helix-turn-helix transcriptional regulator has translation MEAGDWSDPAQVLSAAKSVLEVPPEGTAEQLSAVLSGPLPHRALAVLTGDCSRSPMRRVGEAGVADRISSAELARLAGAVDIGVPRFAVALIGGEERRVLSVASAPHQRSGALVAVVTADGYEPAPGIRQLVQQLWDIISLQLSGYAAQAHPVPLAGNRIAAQERARVIAELTDAHTAALSALLGALRSRTLDDAAARRTAADIAVSALIELRAAGDLDRSLTEETGQEAFARLEERLAPLTRYSDVTLELVPPDPGLRTRLLPSDIAHAARAVARGGVLLMLEQDGIGRIRVEWKLTGVGLRISLRDDGPGGLAADALTMHRLADRVASLGGEVSLDAVPGWGTHITVELPLTAREAPSADALHALNPRELQVLEQITEGLRNRKIAEALQISEHTVKYHVRNILEKLKVDSRGEAAALARGARRSLV, from the coding sequence ATGGAAGCTGGTGACTGGTCGGACCCGGCGCAGGTGCTCAGCGCCGCGAAATCCGTACTCGAGGTGCCACCGGAAGGCACCGCCGAGCAGCTGTCCGCGGTCCTCTCCGGGCCGCTGCCGCACCGCGCGCTGGCCGTTCTCACGGGTGACTGCTCCCGCTCGCCGATGCGCAGGGTCGGTGAGGCAGGCGTCGCCGACCGGATTTCCAGCGCGGAACTGGCCCGGCTGGCCGGCGCGGTGGACATCGGTGTGCCGCGCTTCGCCGTCGCCCTCATCGGTGGGGAGGAGCGCCGCGTGCTGTCCGTGGCCTCCGCCCCGCACCAGCGTTCCGGGGCGCTGGTGGCCGTCGTGACGGCGGACGGCTACGAACCGGCGCCCGGGATCCGGCAGTTGGTGCAGCAGCTGTGGGACATCATCTCCCTTCAGCTGTCGGGGTACGCGGCGCAGGCCCACCCTGTCCCGCTCGCCGGGAACCGGATAGCGGCCCAGGAACGGGCCAGGGTCATCGCCGAGTTGACCGACGCGCACACGGCCGCGCTGTCCGCACTCCTCGGTGCGCTGCGCTCCCGCACGCTCGACGACGCAGCCGCCCGGCGTACGGCCGCGGACATCGCGGTCTCCGCCCTCATCGAGCTGCGCGCCGCCGGAGATCTCGACCGGTCCCTCACCGAGGAGACCGGGCAGGAGGCCTTCGCCCGCCTCGAAGAACGTCTCGCTCCTCTCACCAGATACAGCGACGTGACCCTCGAACTCGTTCCTCCGGATCCTGGTCTGCGAACGCGCCTGCTTCCCAGCGACATCGCCCACGCCGCGCGCGCTGTCGCACGGGGCGGCGTGCTGCTGATGCTGGAACAGGACGGGATCGGCCGTATCCGCGTCGAGTGGAAACTCACCGGTGTCGGACTGCGGATCTCTCTCCGGGACGACGGGCCCGGAGGACTCGCGGCGGACGCGCTCACCATGCACCGGCTCGCGGACCGGGTCGCGTCGCTCGGCGGCGAGGTATCCCTCGACGCGGTGCCGGGCTGGGGCACGCACATCACGGTCGAACTGCCGCTCACCGCCCGGGAGGCTCCGTCGGCCGACGCCCTGCACGCCCTGAACCCGCGCGAACTGCAGGTCCTCGAGCAGATCACCGAGGGGCTCCGCAACCGGAAAATCGCCGAAGCGCTGCAGATCAGTGAGCACACCGTGAAGTACCACGTCCGCAACATCCTGGAGAAGCTGAAGGTCGATTCACGGGGCGAGGCCGCCGCCCTGGCCCGGGGGGCACGGCGCTCACTGGTGTGA
- a CDS encoding dihydropteroate synthase: MPVLVSPSRKSFLREITGTGLPGIGPVSLAAELYAALNGADYLRTHDVAAIRDALTVFKALEAAKAGV, translated from the coding sequence GTGCCGGTCCTGGTGTCGCCCTCCCGCAAGTCGTTCCTGCGGGAAATCACCGGGACCGGCCTCCCGGGGATCGGTCCGGTAAGCCTTGCGGCGGAGTTGTACGCCGCCCTGAACGGCGCGGACTACCTCCGCACCCATGACGTCGCCGCTATTCGCGATGCGCTCACGGTCTTCAAAGCCCTGGAAGCAGCGAAGGCAGGTGTGTGA
- a CDS encoding NUDIX domain-containing protein, whose product MEQREAIVAVVRKGERVLVIRRGLLARLPGYWAPLSGKLEPGETQEESLLREVREEVGLRVSP is encoded by the coding sequence ATGGAGCAGCGGGAAGCGATCGTCGCGGTGGTGCGAAAAGGCGAGCGGGTGCTGGTCATCCGGCGAGGGCTGCTGGCCCGGCTGCCGGGTTACTGGGCGCCGCTCAGCGGAAAGCTGGAACCCGGTGAGACACAGGAGGAATCCTTGCTGCGGGAGGTTCGCGAGGAAGTGGGTCTGAGGGTCTCACCGTAA
- a CDS encoding ATP-binding protein — protein MAVKAMGWAHSFPMSEGVRVGREWTRRRLESLPWTAAEPDTVDAIVLAVSELITNAHVHAHSDAHLVLTWDGDCLQVSVHDEDPSLPRQREPEQGAVSGRGVSIVRKLADEWGTRCQRHGKTVTACFRPSGPAAATGFEDSRS, from the coding sequence GTGGCGGTGAAGGCGATGGGGTGGGCGCACTCATTCCCCATGTCCGAAGGAGTACGCGTCGGCCGGGAGTGGACGCGCAGGCGTCTTGAGTCGCTGCCTTGGACCGCTGCCGAACCGGACACGGTGGACGCCATCGTGCTGGCCGTGTCCGAGCTGATCACCAATGCGCACGTCCACGCGCACAGCGACGCACACCTGGTCCTCACCTGGGACGGTGACTGCCTTCAGGTGAGCGTCCACGACGAGGACCCGTCGCTGCCGCGGCAGCGCGAACCGGAGCAGGGCGCCGTCTCCGGCCGCGGGGTGTCCATCGTGCGCAAGCTCGCCGATGAGTGGGGGACGAGGTGCCAACGGCACGGCAAGACGGTGACGGCATGCTTCCGTCCTTCCGGCCCCGCTGCCGCCACCGGCTTTGAGGACAGCCGCAGTTGA
- a CDS encoding GIY-YIG nuclease family protein, which translates to MVEQTPDLGELGAGQDRTRGTALALLLYLSKAGRLRSRVVSNHLRVTGRSTLRRTLAGLLMSAESYRTAWTDRVVLIPEDEQRRTHWMYHHLTLTWSEHSDPVALEKKLISQLHPTPNVERPDHGASRDRVKQARAFYYASAGPRPDKQSA; encoded by the coding sequence CTGGTCGAGCAGACGCCCGATCTCGGCGAGCTGGGGGCCGGCCAGGACCGTACGCGCGGTACGGCCCTGGCCCTGCTGCTGTACCTGAGCAAGGCCGGCCGCCTGCGGTCCCGCGTCGTCTCGAACCACCTGAGGGTTACCGGACGGTCCACTCTGCGCCGGACCCTGGCCGGTCTTCTCATGTCCGCCGAGAGCTACCGCACCGCCTGGACCGACCGCGTCGTCCTGATCCCCGAGGACGAACAGCGCCGCACCCACTGGATGTACCACCACCTCACCCTCACGTGGAGCGAGCACTCCGACCCGGTCGCGCTGGAGAAGAAGCTGATCTCCCAGCTACACCCGACGCCGAACGTCGAGCGACCGGACCATGGCGCCTCCCGAGACCGGGTCAAGCAGGCACGAGCCTTCTACTACGCCAGCGCCGGCCCACGCCCGGACAAGCAGTCGGCGTAG
- a CDS encoding sigma factor-like helix-turn-helix DNA-binding protein, with translation MRIRTVVVLRYFHDLSDTEIAADPGISPSTVRTLTLCAN, from the coding sequence ATGCGGATACGGACGGTGGTGGTACTGCGGTACTTCCACGACCTCTCGGACACCGAGATCGCGGCCGACCCGGGCATCTCGCCGAGCACGGTGCGCACCCTGACCCTGTGCGCCAACTGA
- a CDS encoding L,D-transpeptidase, with product MLVGASACGGGGSDKASGDDAKASGKPSASSSPSPTTPAGPPMLLETITPQTGTTVGVAMPISVIFTNPVAAKARATVEKHMKVSASRTVPGAWHWMGDKRADWRPKTYWPSGTTVKIDADMKGVSNGNGRYGVHSYTHTFKIGDDVRADVSVTGHTMKVTRNGAPVRTLSINAGSAEYPTWDGTMAVIDKQEKVHMTSCSVGISCDKGSPNYYDLTLPWDIHLTQSGTYVHYSTGDPNPGSGSARGSHGCVHLSLADAKWFYGQVKQGDPITITGSPRGKASADNGYADFNLGWNQWLAGSASGEGTTAAL from the coding sequence ATGCTGGTGGGCGCGAGCGCCTGCGGCGGGGGCGGCAGTGACAAGGCGAGCGGGGACGACGCAAAGGCGTCGGGAAAGCCGAGCGCGAGCAGCTCTCCGTCACCGACGACGCCCGCGGGCCCGCCCATGCTGCTGGAGACGATCACCCCACAGACGGGAACCACGGTCGGCGTGGCCATGCCGATCTCGGTGATCTTCACGAATCCGGTGGCGGCCAAGGCGCGGGCCACAGTGGAAAAGCACATGAAGGTGAGCGCCTCCCGGACGGTGCCCGGTGCCTGGCACTGGATGGGCGACAAGCGCGCCGACTGGCGCCCGAAGACGTACTGGCCCTCCGGTACGACGGTGAAGATCGACGCCGACATGAAGGGTGTCAGCAACGGCAACGGACGCTACGGCGTACACAGCTACACGCACACCTTCAAGATCGGTGACGACGTGCGCGCGGATGTCTCGGTGACCGGCCACACCATGAAGGTGACCCGGAACGGCGCGCCGGTGCGCACCCTGTCGATCAACGCGGGCAGCGCCGAGTATCCGACGTGGGACGGCACGATGGCCGTTATCGACAAGCAGGAGAAAGTCCACATGACTTCCTGCAGCGTCGGTATCAGCTGCGACAAGGGCAGCCCCAACTACTACGACCTGACGCTGCCTTGGGACATCCACCTCACCCAGTCCGGCACCTACGTCCACTACTCGACCGGCGACCCGAACCCGGGCAGCGGCAGCGCCCGCGGCTCGCACGGCTGTGTCCACCTGTCCCTGGCGGACGCCAAGTGGTTCTACGGTCAGGTCAAGCAGGGCGACCCCATCACCATCACCGGCTCACCCCGCGGCAAGGCCTCGGCCGACAACGGCTACGCCGACTTCAACCTGGGATGGAACCAGTGGCTCGCGGGCAGCGCCTCCGGAGAGGGCACGACCGCCGCCCTGTGA
- a CDS encoding thioredoxin family protein: MAKRVHRPREDAEFDFILGMSGVPVLAYFTGTWPKAIGPCRVMDLVVGGIADDCTGRLTVVRADITRCPAATERYGITGAPSYVLLKEGTAVAHGTGPMTIAEVRKFLDGHL, from the coding sequence ATGGCGAAGCGGGTTCACCGACCCCGTGAGGACGCGGAGTTCGATTTCATCCTCGGGATGAGCGGAGTTCCGGTCCTCGCGTACTTCACCGGGACATGGCCCAAGGCGATCGGGCCCTGCCGGGTGATGGACCTCGTCGTGGGTGGTATCGCCGACGACTGCACGGGCCGCCTGACGGTCGTCCGCGCCGACATCACGCGTTGTCCGGCCGCAACCGAGCGATACGGGATCACTGGAGCCCCGTCCTACGTCCTGCTGAAGGAGGGAACGGCGGTGGCGCACGGCACGGGGCCTATGACCATCGCCGAGGTACGGAAGTTCCTGGACGGCCACCTCTGA
- a CDS encoding PucR family transcriptional regulator — protein MNHAIRRASELALDDRTVTALRAALKTTADEVVQAIIDEVPPYANALSGSMGATIRRAVRTALGHYLDLASGNATGGDAGDAAYELGRGEVRDGRSMDALLSAYRVGARVAWRCLAAGAVPAGLPAAEVAKFAELTFAYIDELSAASAAGHADELAAQGRAQERHLEHLARDLLAGAGPDVLLASAQRAGWQPPVSLTAVLLPAAQARPAYRALDPSTLVLDDLPDATGVLLVPDADRSHLLRQLTDRTAVVGPARPWTRASASYARAIRARSLSSDIRDTDDHLPELVLSADVDAFADLRARALAPLRTLPVATARRLEETLRAWLLHQGRRDEVAAALFVHPQTVRYRMTQLRELFPDLASPHRVLELTLAVGLRVS, from the coding sequence ATGAACCATGCAATCCGGAGGGCAAGCGAACTGGCCCTGGATGACAGGACGGTCACCGCACTGCGGGCCGCGCTGAAGACCACCGCCGACGAGGTCGTCCAGGCGATCATCGACGAGGTCCCTCCCTACGCCAACGCCCTTTCGGGCAGTATGGGCGCCACCATCCGCCGAGCCGTCCGCACTGCCCTGGGGCACTACCTGGACCTCGCGAGCGGGAACGCCACGGGCGGCGACGCCGGTGACGCAGCCTACGAGCTGGGCCGCGGCGAGGTGCGCGACGGCCGTTCGATGGACGCCCTGCTCAGCGCCTACCGCGTCGGCGCCCGCGTGGCCTGGCGATGCCTGGCAGCGGGTGCCGTACCCGCGGGTCTGCCCGCCGCCGAGGTCGCCAAGTTCGCCGAGCTGACCTTCGCCTACATCGACGAGCTCTCCGCCGCGAGCGCCGCGGGCCACGCCGACGAACTGGCCGCCCAGGGCCGGGCTCAGGAGCGCCACCTGGAACACCTGGCCCGCGACCTCCTCGCCGGCGCGGGCCCGGACGTGCTGCTGGCCTCTGCTCAACGGGCCGGGTGGCAGCCTCCGGTTTCGCTGACCGCGGTCCTGCTGCCCGCCGCCCAGGCCCGGCCTGCCTACCGTGCGCTCGACCCGAGCACCCTCGTCCTCGACGATCTGCCGGACGCCACCGGTGTGCTGCTCGTCCCCGATGCCGACCGATCACATCTCTTGCGGCAGCTGACCGACCGCACCGCCGTGGTCGGTCCGGCCCGGCCATGGACTCGTGCGTCCGCCTCGTACGCACGAGCCATACGCGCGCGTTCCCTCTCCTCGGACATTCGCGACACCGATGACCACCTGCCCGAGCTGGTGCTGAGCGCAGACGTGGACGCGTTCGCAGACCTGCGCGCCCGAGCCCTCGCACCGTTGCGTACCTTGCCTGTCGCGACCGCACGGCGGCTGGAGGAGACGTTGCGGGCGTGGCTGCTGCACCAGGGCAGGCGGGACGAGGTGGCGGCGGCGTTGTTCGTCCATCCCCAGACAGTCCGGTACCGGATGACGCAGCTGCGGGAGCTGTTTCCGGATCTCGCATCGCCGCACCGGGTCCTTGAACTGACGCTGGCGGTCGGTCTTCGGGTCAGCTGA
- a CDS encoding ferredoxin reductase, producing MTSAALRSRAWKLLEMVTTPLLPSDYLDLVSPLRAGADLRGRIEAVHPETGDAATIVIRPGRGWRGHTAGQYVRIGVDVDGVRLWRAYSLTSPTNRQDGRVTITVKAIPDGKVSNHLVRRAKPGTLIQLDQATGDFVLPQAKPAKVLYLTAGSGITPVMGMLRDTEFDDVVMVHCAPQPHDVIFRNELHDLVADKKLRLTEVHTDTDGMLDIARLDELVPDWAERETWACGPAGLLDAAEKHWSEHGVPERLHTERFRPSIVVAGDGGEVTFSASGKTVDADGATPLLDIGEEAGVLMPSGCRMGICFGCITPLKAGAVRDLRTGEITEAEPGVLIQTCVSAAAGPCDIER from the coding sequence ATGACGAGTGCAGCCCTGCGCAGCAGGGCGTGGAAACTGCTGGAGATGGTCACGACGCCGCTGCTGCCGTCGGACTACCTCGACCTGGTCAGCCCGCTGCGTGCGGGCGCTGACCTGCGGGGGCGCATCGAAGCCGTGCACCCCGAGACGGGTGACGCCGCGACCATCGTGATCAGGCCGGGACGGGGCTGGCGCGGCCACACAGCCGGTCAGTACGTGCGGATCGGCGTCGACGTCGACGGGGTGCGCCTGTGGCGTGCCTACTCCCTCACCTCGCCGACAAACCGCCAGGACGGCCGCGTCACGATCACCGTGAAGGCGATCCCGGACGGCAAGGTCAGCAACCACCTGGTCCGCAGGGCGAAACCGGGCACGCTGATCCAGCTCGACCAGGCGACCGGTGACTTCGTACTGCCACAGGCCAAGCCCGCCAAGGTGCTCTACCTGACGGCCGGGAGCGGCATCACGCCCGTGATGGGCATGCTGCGCGACACCGAGTTCGACGACGTCGTCATGGTCCACTGCGCGCCACAGCCGCACGACGTGATCTTCCGCAACGAACTGCACGACCTGGTCGCGGACAAGAAGCTGCGGCTCACCGAGGTGCACACCGACACCGACGGCATGCTCGACATCGCCCGCCTCGACGAACTCGTGCCCGACTGGGCCGAGCGCGAGACCTGGGCCTGCGGGCCCGCGGGCCTGCTCGACGCCGCCGAAAAGCACTGGAGCGAGCACGGCGTCCCAGAGCGGCTGCACACCGAACGCTTCCGCCCCAGCATCGTCGTCGCCGGCGACGGCGGCGAGGTCACGTTCAGCGCCTCCGGCAAGACCGTCGACGCGGACGGCGCCACGCCGTTGCTGGACATCGGCGAGGAGGCCGGCGTGCTCATGCCCTCCGGGTGCCGCATGGGCATCTGCTTCGGCTGCATCACGCCGCTCAAGGCGGGCGCCGTCCGCGACCTGCGCACCGGCGAGATCACCGAGGCCGAGCCGGGCGTCCTCATCCAGACCTGTGTGTCCGCCGCGGCGGGCCCCTGCGACATCGAACGGTAG
- a CDS encoding fatty acid desaturase family protein, producing MTAIDPTAHLTAEQIEELGRELDAIRDEVIAGRGEKDAAYIRKVISAQRKLELVSRGVLLFSIFPPAWLLGTAGLSVAKIMDNMEIGHNVLHGQWDWMRDPKIHSTTWEWDHVSPSEQWKHSHNELHHTYTNVIGKDNDLGYGIMRVDEDQRWHPFHLGQPLWNFINACFFEYGIAAYDLELGKNLHKRRRKNPEFRAQAKAVGRKIRKQVLKDYVIHPLLSGPSFLTTLAATFTANLVRNIWSHSVIMCGHFPEGVQVFERRSIKGETRGQWYLRQMMGSANISGSKAMHFMTGNLSHQIEHHLFPDLPSNRYAEVAVKVRALFEKYELEYVTGSLPKQVFSAWHKVFRLSLPNKKPKVKTPDREQELVAA from the coding sequence TTGACCGCCATCGACCCCACCGCCCACCTGACCGCGGAGCAGATCGAGGAGCTAGGCCGCGAGCTGGACGCGATCCGTGACGAGGTGATCGCCGGCCGCGGCGAGAAAGACGCCGCCTACATCCGTAAGGTCATCTCGGCGCAGCGCAAGCTCGAGCTGGTCAGCAGGGGCGTGCTGCTGTTCTCGATCTTCCCGCCCGCGTGGCTGCTCGGCACCGCCGGGCTGTCCGTGGCGAAGATCATGGACAACATGGAGATCGGCCACAACGTCCTGCACGGCCAGTGGGACTGGATGCGGGACCCGAAGATCCACTCCACCACCTGGGAGTGGGATCACGTCTCGCCGTCCGAGCAGTGGAAGCACTCGCACAACGAGCTGCACCACACGTACACCAACGTGATCGGCAAGGACAACGACCTCGGCTACGGCATCATGCGCGTCGACGAGGACCAGAGGTGGCACCCGTTCCACCTCGGCCAGCCGCTGTGGAACTTCATCAACGCCTGCTTCTTCGAGTACGGCATCGCAGCGTACGACCTGGAGCTCGGCAAGAACCTGCACAAGCGCCGCCGCAAGAACCCGGAGTTCCGCGCGCAGGCCAAGGCCGTGGGCCGCAAGATCCGCAAGCAGGTGCTCAAGGACTACGTGATCCACCCGCTGCTCTCGGGCCCGTCGTTCCTCACCACGCTCGCCGCCACGTTCACCGCGAACCTGGTCCGCAACATCTGGTCCCACTCGGTGATCATGTGCGGGCACTTCCCCGAGGGCGTGCAGGTCTTCGAGCGCCGGTCGATCAAGGGCGAGACGCGCGGCCAGTGGTACCTGCGCCAGATGATGGGCTCGGCGAACATCAGCGGCAGCAAGGCCATGCACTTCATGACGGGCAACCTGTCGCACCAGATCGAGCACCACCTGTTCCCGGACCTGCCGAGCAACCGGTACGCCGAGGTCGCGGTGAAGGTGCGCGCGCTGTTCGAGAAGTACGAGCTGGAGTACGTCACCGGCTCGCTGCCCAAGCAGGTGTTCTCCGCGTGGCACAAGGTCTTCCGGCTCTCGCTGCCGAACAAGAAGCCCAAGGTCAAGACGCCGGACCGCGAGCAGGAGCTCGTCGCAGCCTGA